The proteins below are encoded in one region of Paenarthrobacter ilicis:
- a CDS encoding UPF0182 family protein, translated as MSRPASTNPPGRSPLRRGALTPTLIVVAVVVVGFIFFANVWTDVLWYQQLGFFEVYLRENLARIITFLIGFAMMFAAVFFAIRIAYRSRPVYAPDAEARDNLNRYQAQLEPVRRVVMIGLPVLFGLFAGSAAASQWQKALLFFNQEPFGQTDPLFNLDISFYLMSLPFLGFVTGFLISIAVVAGVAGILTHYLYGSIRLLERGIFTSRAAQIHIAVTGAIFLVLLGINFWLDRYTTVQSNSGRWAGALYTDVNAVIPTKAILAVAAALVAILFIIAAVIGRWRLPVIGTAMLVITAILAGGVYPWVIQQFQVRPSENTLEKEFIDRNIKMTRAAYGLDKIDVSAYNATTTATTGALAADAQTTANIRLLDPNLISSAFAQLEQFRPYYQFPQTLNVDRYVVDGKVQDTVIAVRELNPDGLSANQQTWVNRHIVYTHGYGVVAAKGNKFTADGKPEFLQSGIPSNGVLGNDTTYEPRIYFGENSPEYSIVGAPDGAPNREQDRPAGREGGGETQYTFNGNGGPNVGNWLNRLLYSIKFQSSDLLLSDGVNAESQILYERNPRERVEKLAPYLTVDGNAYPAVVDGRVKWIVDGYTTSQYFPYSQPQQLQNATADSQTSAGRTVALPNSSVNYIRNSVKATVDAYDGSVSLYAWDDQDPILKAWQKVFPTVIKPYSEMSGDLMSHVRYPEDLFKVQRELLGRYHVTDPDSFYQNNDAWSVPNDPTVSEAVKQPPFYMSLQMPDQDKPAFQLTSSFIPQTVNGSARNILYGFLAADSDAGNVKGVKADSYGQLRLLQLPTDTQVPGPGQAQNKFNSDPTVSQALNLLRQGASDVLNGNLLTLPVGGGLLYVQPVYLKSTGETSYPTLQRVLVAFGDKIGFAPTLDEALNQLFGGDSGAAAGDVANNGQTPTAPPGTTTPPTGPTDAKADLKAALDEANKAIQDGQAALAKGDFAGYGTQQTKLSDALKKALDAENRLGGTPDASATPSASPSATPSPSPSPSK; from the coding sequence TTGTCCCGTCCCGCCAGCACCAACCCGCCCGGAAGATCACCCCTGAGACGAGGTGCCCTGACGCCAACGCTCATTGTCGTGGCAGTGGTCGTCGTCGGGTTCATTTTCTTCGCCAATGTCTGGACAGACGTGCTCTGGTACCAGCAGCTAGGATTCTTCGAAGTTTATCTCCGCGAAAACCTTGCCAGGATCATCACGTTCCTCATCGGTTTCGCCATGATGTTTGCAGCGGTCTTCTTCGCCATCCGGATTGCTTACAGGTCCCGTCCTGTCTATGCCCCGGACGCTGAGGCCCGTGACAACCTGAACCGCTACCAGGCCCAACTCGAGCCTGTCCGCCGCGTTGTGATGATCGGACTCCCCGTCTTGTTCGGTCTGTTCGCCGGTAGTGCGGCCGCCAGCCAGTGGCAGAAGGCCTTGCTCTTCTTCAATCAGGAACCGTTTGGACAGACAGATCCTCTGTTCAACCTGGACATCAGCTTCTACCTGATGTCGCTGCCGTTCCTGGGGTTCGTCACCGGGTTCCTGATCAGCATTGCCGTTGTGGCCGGGGTCGCCGGAATCCTCACGCACTACCTCTACGGCAGCATCAGGCTCCTGGAGCGCGGCATCTTCACCAGCCGCGCCGCCCAGATCCACATCGCCGTCACTGGTGCCATTTTCCTGGTGCTGCTTGGCATCAACTTCTGGCTGGACAGGTACACAACGGTCCAAAGCAACTCCGGCCGCTGGGCCGGTGCGCTCTACACGGACGTCAACGCAGTGATTCCCACCAAGGCCATTCTGGCGGTGGCCGCGGCATTGGTTGCGATTCTCTTCATCATTGCCGCAGTGATCGGGCGCTGGCGCTTGCCGGTCATCGGAACCGCGATGCTGGTCATCACGGCGATCCTGGCCGGAGGCGTTTACCCCTGGGTGATCCAGCAGTTCCAGGTCCGCCCGTCTGAGAACACCTTGGAAAAGGAGTTCATTGACCGGAACATCAAGATGACGCGGGCGGCGTACGGCCTGGACAAGATCGATGTCTCGGCTTACAACGCCACCACCACCGCTACCACTGGTGCCTTGGCTGCCGATGCCCAGACGACGGCAAACATCCGCCTCTTGGACCCGAACCTTATCTCGTCGGCCTTTGCCCAGCTTGAGCAGTTCCGGCCGTATTACCAGTTCCCGCAGACCCTGAACGTCGACCGCTATGTTGTGGACGGCAAGGTCCAGGACACGGTGATTGCAGTCCGCGAACTCAACCCGGACGGCCTGAGCGCCAACCAGCAGACGTGGGTCAACAGGCACATTGTCTACACCCACGGCTACGGCGTTGTGGCAGCAAAGGGCAACAAGTTCACTGCCGATGGAAAGCCGGAATTCCTGCAGTCCGGAATTCCTTCGAACGGCGTTCTGGGCAACGACACCACGTATGAGCCCCGGATCTACTTCGGCGAAAACTCCCCGGAGTACTCGATCGTGGGAGCACCGGACGGTGCGCCGAACCGCGAACAGGACCGCCCCGCCGGTCGTGAAGGTGGCGGCGAAACACAGTACACCTTCAATGGCAACGGTGGGCCCAACGTCGGGAACTGGCTGAACCGTCTCCTCTACTCCATCAAGTTCCAATCGTCGGACCTATTGCTGTCCGATGGCGTGAATGCCGAGTCGCAGATTCTGTATGAGCGCAACCCCCGCGAACGTGTGGAGAAGCTGGCCCCGTACCTGACTGTTGACGGCAATGCCTACCCGGCCGTTGTTGACGGTCGCGTGAAGTGGATCGTGGATGGCTACACCACCAGCCAGTACTTCCCGTATTCGCAGCCGCAGCAGTTGCAGAATGCCACCGCGGATTCCCAGACCAGTGCGGGCCGTACCGTCGCATTGCCGAACAGTTCCGTGAACTACATCCGCAACTCGGTCAAGGCGACAGTGGATGCCTATGACGGTTCGGTGAGCCTCTACGCCTGGGACGATCAGGATCCCATCCTGAAAGCCTGGCAGAAGGTCTTCCCCACGGTCATTAAGCCGTACTCGGAGATGTCCGGCGATTTGATGAGCCACGTCCGTTACCCGGAAGACCTGTTCAAGGTGCAGCGTGAACTGCTGGGCCGGTACCACGTGACGGATCCGGACAGCTTCTACCAGAACAACGATGCGTGGAGCGTTCCCAACGATCCCACGGTCTCGGAGGCCGTCAAGCAGCCCCCGTTCTACATGTCGCTCCAGATGCCTGACCAGGACAAGCCGGCGTTCCAGCTGACCTCGTCCTTCATCCCGCAAACCGTCAACGGCAGCGCAAGGAACATCCTCTACGGATTCCTGGCAGCTGATTCCGATGCCGGCAACGTCAAGGGCGTCAAAGCGGACAGTTACGGACAGCTGAGACTCCTGCAGTTGCCCACGGACACGCAGGTTCCTGGTCCGGGACAGGCCCAGAACAAGTTCAACTCCGATCCCACGGTGTCGCAGGCGCTTAACCTTCTGCGACAAGGCGCTTCGGATGTGCTGAACGGCAACCTGCTCACGCTCCCTGTGGGCGGCGGCTTGCTCTATGTGCAGCCCGTCTACCTGAAGTCCACCGGTGAGACGTCCTACCCCACGTTGCAGCGTGTGCTGGTGGCTTTCGGTGACAAGATCGGGTTTGCACCAACGCTGGATGAGGCATTGAACCAGTTGTTCGGTGGAGACTCCGGCGCTGCAGCCGGCGATGTTGCCAACAACGGCCAGACACCCACTGCGCCGCCGGGCACCACCACCCCGCCGACGGGCCCGACCGACGCCAAGGCTGACCTCAAGGCAGCACTGGACGAGGCCAACAAGGCGATCCAGGATGGTCAGGCCGCCTTGGCCAAGGGCGACTTCGCAGGGTACGGCACCCAGCAGACCAAGTTGTCAGACGCCTTGAAGAAGGCACTGGACGCGGAGAACCGCTTGGGTGGCACTCCTGACGCAAGTGCGACGCCGTCAGCTTCTCCGAGCGCGACGCCGTCACCTTCGCCCTCGCCGAGTAAGTGA